In Bactrocera oleae isolate idBacOlea1 chromosome 5, idBacOlea1, whole genome shotgun sequence, a genomic segment contains:
- the LOC106618317 gene encoding ATP-binding cassette sub-family F member 2: MPSDAKKRDAQRKKDARNKKIQQISSSKKPTQNGTPERELTEEEKLCAKLEEEARISAEARSCTGSLAVHPRSRDVKIANFSITFFGSELLQDTMLELNCGRRYGVIGLNGCGKSSLLAALGKREVPIPDHIDIFHLTREIPASTKTALQCVMEVDEERIKLEKLAEELAMSDEDDAQEQLIDIYERLDDMSADQAEAKAARILHGLGFDKEMQQKQAKDFSGGWRMRIALARALFVKPHLLLLDEPTNHLDLDACVWLEEELKEYKRILVLISHSQDFLNGVCTNIIHMTKKRLKYYTGNYEAFVRTRMELLENQMKQYNWEQDQIAHMKNYIARFGHGSAKLARQAQSKEKTLAKMVAQGLTEKVTDDKVLNFYFPSCGTVPPPVIMVQNVSFRYNETTPWIYKNLEFGIDLDTRLALVGPNGAGKSTLLKLLYGDLVPTSGMIRKNSHLRIARYHQHLHELLDLDVSPLEYMMREFPDVKEKEEMRKIIGRYGLTGRQQVCPIRQLSDGQRCRVVFAWLAWQVPHLLLLDEPTNHLDMETIDALADAINDFDGGMVLVSHDFRLINQVAEEIWVCENETVTKWKGNILDYKDHLKNKITNENERKKK, from the exons ATGCCTTCTGATGCTAAGAAACGCGATGCGCAGCGTAAAAAGGACGCACGCAATAAGAAAATCCAGCAAATATCATCGTCTAAGAAACCAACACAAAACGGCACACCGGAGCGTGAATTGACCGAGGAGGAGAAACTGTGTGCCAAGCTGGAGGAGGAGGCACGCATCAGTGCCGAAGCGCGCTCTTGCACAGGCTCACTGGCCGTACATCCACGTTCGCGTGATGTGAAAATCGCCAACTTTTCCATCACTTTCTTTGGCTCCGAGCTGCTGCAGGACACTATGCTCGAGTTGAATTGTGGGCGTCGTTATGGTGTCATTGGCTTAAATGGCTGCGGCAAGTCATCATTGTTGGCAGCGTTGGGCAAACGTGAGGTACCAATACCCGATCACATTGATATTTTCCATTTGACACGCGAAATACCAGCGTCCACCAAAACTGCACTGCAGTGTGTCATGGAAGTGGACGAGGAGCGTATCAAATTGGAGAAACTCGCCGAAGAGCTCGCAATGAGCGACGAAGATGATGCTCAGGAACAATTGATTGATATCTATGAACGATTAGACGATATGTCGGCCGATCAGGCTGAAGCGAAGGCAGCGCGCATTCTGCACGGTCTCGGTTTCGACAAAGAAATGCAACAGAAACAGGCCAAGGATTTCTCTG GTGGTTGGCGTATGCGTATCGCGCTGGCCCGTGCGCTATTCGTCAAACCGCATCTGTTGCTGCTGGACGAGCCGACCAATCACTTGGATTTGGATGCTTGTGTGTGGCTCGAGGAGGAATTGAAAGAGTATAAGCGTATTCTTGTGCTCATTTCGCATTCGCAAGATTTTCTCAACGGTGTCTGCACAAACATCATACACATGACCAAGAAGCGTCTAAAATACTACACCGGTAATTATGAGGCATTCGTGCGCACACGCATGGAACTGCTGGAGAACCAGATGAAACAGTACAACTGGGAACAGGATCAAATCGCACACATGAAGAACTACATAGCGCGTTTCGGTCACGGTTCCGCTAAGTTGGCGCGACAGGCACAATCTAAGGAGAAGACGCTGGCCAAGATGGTGGCGCAAGGCTTAACCGAAAAGGTGACCGATGACAAAGTGCTGAATTTCTATTTCCCCTCTTGCGGCACTGTGCCTCCGCCAGTGATTATGGTGCAGAATGTCAGTTTCCGCTACAACGAAACCACGCCGTGGATCTACAAGAATTTGGAATTCGGTATAGACTTGGATACGCGATTGGCTTTGGTAGGACCCAACGGTGCGGGCAAATCCACACTGCTCAAACTGTTGTATGGTGACTTGGTGCCCACTTCCGGTATGATACGCAAAAATTCGCATTTACGTATTGCCCGCTATCATCAACATTTGCATGAACTGCTTGATTTGGACGTCAGTCCGCTAGAGTATATGATGCGTGAATTCCCTGATGTGAAGGAGAAAGAAGAGATGCGTAAAATCATTGGCCGTTACGGTTTGACAGGACGTCAACAGGTCTGTCCGATTCGTCAGCTGTCCGATGGTCAGCGTTGCCGTGTTGTGTTTGCCTGGTTGGCCTGGCAGGTGCCACATTTGTTGCTGCTTGACGAACCTACCAATCACTTGGATATGGAAACCATCGATGCGCTGGCTGATGCCATCAACGATTTCGATGGCGGCATGGTGTTGGTTAGTCACGATTTCCGACTGATCAATCAG GTTGCCGAAGAAATTTGGGTGTGTGAAAATGAAACCGTCACGAAATGGAAGGGTAACATTTTGGACTACAAGGatcatttgaaaaataaaattactaatgAAAACGAGCGAAAGAAGAAATAA
- the Hap40 gene encoding 40-kDa huntingtin-associated protein, giving the protein MDNYPQKLIDQYLKVSNKLKKFDRIVFKRFAPNVTEVLDEFARLATRFEEAGIYQYAAMCHLGVAKCELSSGNVVNECQAYLKAARAFMRANNTNATLQLRSSGGECMEGALRCYCQALERCPDDTILKAAIIREMSPLQPHYDGCSSFASPAHRIFELELAAHGSLEQRDFLSALQQLDDIVDNICERKQHELYTDLLRRVEILRLLLLIALNLPPARQSPSHIKLIEYYERLADLDDENATNTGSPLATVSGSHYSTGTYVPLQMKWELAEIVLAWKECRMSDFKIMLEQFLVNFNALNEAHRHVVRYICERIAQKH; this is encoded by the exons atggaTAATTATCCGCAAAAACTAATCGATCAGTATTTAAAGGTCTCAAataagctaaaaaaatttgataggattgtattcaa GCGCTTTGCCCCCAATGTCACCGAGGTGTTGGATGAATTTGCACGGCTGGCGACACGCTTCGAGGAAGCTGGTATTTATCAGTATGCTGCTATGTGTCACTTAGGCGTGGCTAAGTGTGAACTTTCCTCCGGCAATGTGGTTAATGAATGTCAAGCTTACTTAAAAGCAGCACGTGCATTCATGCGCGCTAACAATACAAACGCCACACTACAATTGCGTTCGAGTGGCGGCGAATGCATGGAGGGCGCACTACGTTGCTACTGCCAAGCTTTGGAACGTTGTCCCGATGACACAATTTTAAAAGCGGCTATAATACGCGAAATGTCGCCGTTGCAACCACACTACGATGGTTGCAGTAGCTTCGCTTCACCTGCTCATCGTATTTTTGAATTGGAGTTGGCCGCGCACGGCTCACTGGAGCAAAGAGACTTTCTCAGCGCTCTACAACAACTTGATGATATAGTGGATAACATATGTGAACGTAAGCAACACGAATTGTACACCGATTTACTGCGACGTGTAGAAATATTACGTCTACTATTACTTATTGCATTGAATCTACCACCAGCACGACAGTCGCCTTCACATATTAAATTAATAGAATATTATGAACGTTTGGCTGATCTCGATGATGAAAACGCAACGAACACAGGCTCGCCATTAGCGACTGTTAGTGGCAGTCACTATAGCACTGGTACTTATGTGCCACTGCAAATGAAATGGGAATTAGCAGAGATAGTGCTGGCTTGGAAAGAGTGTCGTATGtcagattttaaaattatgctggagcaatttttagttaattttaatgcGCTAAATGAGGCACATAGGCATGTAGTGCGATATATATGCGAAAGAATAGCGCAGAAACATTAA
- the CCT6 gene encoding T-complex protein 1 subunit zeta, producing MASISLLNPKAEFARAAQALAINISAAKGLQDVMRTNLGPKGTMKMLVSGAGDIKITKDGNVLLHEMQIQHPTASMIARASTAQDDSTGDGTTSTVLLIGELLKQADIFLTEGLHPRIVTEGFEKARNKVLEVLDAVKIPIEINKKNLIGIANTSLRTKVHPALADVLTEVCVDAILAIRKDEKPVDLHMVELMEMQHKTATDTSLIRGIVMDHGTRHPDMPKRLENAYVLTCNVSLEYEKSEVNSGFFYKTAEEREKFVRAEREFIDQRVQKIIALKRKLCDGTEKTFVVINQKGIDPMSLDALAKEGIMALRRAKRRNMERLALACGGTAMNSFDDLEESQLGYAGVVYEHVLGENKYTFVEECKNPQSVTILIKGPNKHTIIQIKDAIRDGLRAINNALVDKCVIPGAGAFEVRAYNELNKYKDTVKGKVRLGIQAFAEALLVIPKNLAINSGYDAQDTIVKLTEEDRLNPEPIGLDLSTGEPMKPVDMHVYDNYLVKKQILNSCSVIASNLLLVDEVMRAGMTSLKG from the exons ATGGCTTCGATCAGTTTATTGAACCCAAAGGCTGAATTTGCACGTGCTGCTCAAGCTTTGGCCATTAATATCTCAGCTGCAAAAGGCTTACAAGATGTGATGCGTACAAATTTGGGCCCGAAGGGAACAATGAAAAT GTTGGTATCTGGTGCTGGTGACATTAAAATCACCAAAGACGGCAATGTTTTGCTGCACGAAATGCAAATTCAACATCCAACCGCTTCCATGATTGCGCGTGCCAGCACCGCTCAGGATGATTCTACTGGTGACGGCACTACATCAACTGTTTTGCTTATTGGCGAGCTTTTGAAGCAAGCAGATATTTTTCTTACCGAAGGTCTTCATCCACGTATTGTAACAGAGGGATTCGAAAAAGCGCGTAACAAAGTTTTAGAAGTGCTGGACGCAGTTAAAATTCCTATTGAAATCAATAAGAAGAATTTAATCGGTATCGCCAACACTAGCTTGCGCACCAAAGTTCACCCAGCGCTTGCTGATGTGCTAACTGAAGTTTGTGTCGATGCTATATTGGCTATACGTAAGGATGAGAAACCAGTTGATTTGCATATGGTTGAGCTGATGGAAATGCAGCATAAGACTGCCACCGACACCAGTCTTATTCGTGGTATTGTCATGGATCATGGCACCCGTCATCCTGATATGCCAAAACGTTTGGAGAATGCTTATGTGCTCACTTGCAACGTTTCTTTGGAATATGAAAAGTCGGAAGTCAACTCAGGATTCTTCTATAAAACTGCTGAAGAGCGTGAGAAGTTTGTACGTGCAGAACGTGAGTTTATTGATCAGCGCGTACAGAAAATCATTGCGTTAAAACGTAAACTTTGTGACGGCACTGAGAAAACCTTTGTTGTAATCAATCAGAAAGGTATTGATCCCATGTCGTTGGACGCTTTAGCTAAAGAAGGTATTATGGCTCTACGACGTGCTAAGCGCAGAAATATGGAACGTTTGGCTTTGGCATGCGGTGGCACTGCCATGAATTCCTTTGATGATTTGGAAGAGTCACAGTTAGGTTACGCTGGTGTGGTTTACGAACACGTACTTGGTGAGAACAAATACACTTTTGTTGAGGAGTGCAAAAACCCACAATCGGTAACCATTTTGATTAAGGGTCCGAATAAGCATACTATTATACAGATTAAAGATGCCATACGTGATGGTTTGCGTGCCATTAACAATGCACTTGTGGATAAATGTGTTATACCAGGAGCTGGTGCTTTCGAAGTGCGCGCATATAACGAACTGAATAAATACAAGGATACCGTTAAGGGAAAAGTTCGTTTAGGCATACAAGCATTCGCCGAGGCTTTATTGGTCATTCCGAAGAATCTAGCAATTAATAGCGGTTACGATGCACAAGATACTATTGTTAAACTAACTGAGGAAGATCGTCTCAATCCAGAACCCATTGGTTTGGATTTATCAACAGGTGAACCAATGAAACCTGTGGATATGCATGTGTATGATAATTACTTGGTTAAGAAACAAATATTGAACTCCTGCTCGGTAATTGCTAGTAATTTGCTGTTAGTGGACGAAGTTATGCGTGCTGGTATGACAAGTTTGAAGGGTTAG
- the LOC106618333 gene encoding uncharacterized protein Rv2082 produces the protein MARVVKVNCASAAIFAILLLTQNLGHSEAKRVLSNNRKSNSGHVTKPSYPTQSSAGNSHADLAKLSYSGYNSAPNRPASAAGAGATNTQPIGWNVPKSQGPPASGTNVHTPITATNTHGVQSSYPGANYNSPGSIPAGATYHSPGSLPAGATYHSPGSVPAGATYYSPGSVPAGATYHSPGSLPAGATYHSPGSYPAGGNPYSSPGHMPVNGGYYPAGGSHYPSAGVPAGATYVAPGAALPPGAVLYSSPPQQTSSGLGFGSGLAAGAIGGAILGHVLTPTHTRVESAPAAPAGQPGSDDGKIIIINNGPPGSVTTTNAAGATVITTGVAGENGTQPMPAPAPAAAPADPAIPNVPLAPIGDNNAGQPTPAPGAVPAEAAAAAAPQPAPGEPPLGGIICVPVRVNDTDPADNSKMIEVEKIACYPAPPPPPSAPVAGAEMNGTAPIMPPAGEGSAPLAPMSPVTAASQQLQANPTQSPLLPDNASVKTSGAMTWLNYAACNSMTTILLPLVVAFFGLH, from the exons atggcgAGGGTGGTGAAAGTGAATTGCGCATCGGCCGctatatttgcaattttattgctTACCCAAAATTTAGGCCATAGCGAAGCAAAGCGCGTTTTGAGCAACAATCGGAAATCCAATAGTGGGCATGTGACCAAACCGAGCTATCCGACACAAAGCAGTGCAGGTAACTCACACGCAGATCTTGCTAAATTGAGCTATTCGGGATATAATTCAGCACCGAATCGCCCAGCTTCAGCTGCCGGAGCTGGCGCCACAAATACTCAACCAATAGGATGGAATGTTCCAAAATCGCAAGGACCTCCGGCTTCTGGAACCAATGTACACACTCCTATAACAGCTACTAATACACACGGTGTGCAGAGCTCTTATCCTGGCGCCAATTACAACTCTCCCGGCTCGATTCCTGCAGGCGCAACTTACCATTCACCTGGCTCACTTCCAGCTGGTGCAACATACCATTCGCCTGGCTCAGTTCCAGCTGGTGCAACGTATTATTCACCTGGATCTGTACCTGCAGGCGCAACATACCATTCACCTGGCTCACTCCCTGCGGGTGCAACATACCATTCACCTGGTTCATACCCTGCAGGAGGAAACCCATATTCATCGCCTGGACATATGCCAGTTAATGGCGGTTACTATCCAGCTGGAGGTAGTCATTATCCCTCGGCTGGCGTACCAGCTGGTGCTACTTACGTAGCTCCTGGTGCTGCACTTCCTCCAGGCGCTGTGCTTTATTCATCACCACCGCAACAAACGTCGTCAGGATTAGGATTTG gTTCTGGTTTGGCTGCTGGCGCTATTGGAGGCGCAATTCTTGGTCACGTGCTTACGCCAACACATACGCGTGTCGAATCTGCACCAGCTGCACCCGCTGGACAACCAGGCAGTGATGATGGCAAAATCATCATTATTAATAACGGTCCACCAGGTTCAGTGACTACGACAAATGCTGCCGGTGCTACGGTCATCACCACAGGTGTCGCTGGCGAAAACGGCACACAACCCATGCCTGCGCCAGCACCAGCCGCTGCACCCGCTGACCCCGCAATACCCAACGTACCACTTGCCCCCATAGGTGATAACAACGCAGGGCAACCAACACCAGCACCAGGTGCTGTACCCGCAGAagctgctgctgccgccgctCCACAACCAGCCCCCGGAGAACCGCCACTAGGCGGCATAATTTGTGTACCAGTGCGGGTTAATGATACCGATCCAGCAGATAACAGCAAGATGATTGAAGTCGAGAAAATTGCCTGCTACCCCGCACCGCCGCCACCACCATCAGCACCTGTAGCTGGTGCTGAAATGAATGGTACTGCGCCGATTATGCCACCAGCTGGCGAAGGAAGTGCACCATTGGCGCCCATGAGCCCAGTCACCGCAGCTTCACAACAATTGCAAGCAAATCCAACACAATCACCCTTGTTGCCGGACAATGCTTCGGTAAAAACAAGTGGTGCCATGACATGGCTCAATTACGCCGCCTGCAATTCTATGACAACAATATTGTTGCCATTAGTTGTTGCGTTTTTTGGACTGCATTAA
- the Rph gene encoding rabphilin-3A translates to MDFQSHNNTSGNKFVCPSDRQLALRAKLRAGWSSSKTNEPLRPDEQAAIISVIRRNEEIETAERQRVGRLVERVEKIKQRAVEGGPNCCRLCGDTFGLLRSTRIICEDCKKSVCAKCSVDINIRYHTSDRTREIWLCRICSETREMWKKSGAWFFKGLPNYDAPSSTNSTPTHQSASGGARSDVLLPPRGAQSCNNTPTRNVRVKKLTIHVDDSSSSEEDTNVDGGGDVVDGAISAVCAAVPSTTARTPNRNSFNADVLPPAATRMQREDSFRLRTFGSIRSFIDSGERKLSNSFFANRQSSRTESSQQDYDTISTASTVTSGNNRRESNCNYTRRSSVSSSWSISGESSSGNSANTSNHVPNHNQVNLHCRELLGWLEVAVSYRESVHSLDCIMVRARDLPAMDAAGLTDPYCKVNLVTPDSITKYSRWLRTKTVHKTRNPEFNETLQFVGVEPEELGGSSLYVAIFDDDKYGHDYLGGAKIALSPIHNTNQYRISVPLGGEDRFSNEAELSQEWPHGKILISLCYNTKRRALVVNVKQCINLIPMDNNGSSDPFVKLQLKPDSHKNKKYKTGVKWRTLNPIYREEFYFESSPHDLNKQTLFITVWDKDIGKSNDFLGSLVIGYNSKGERLQQWLDCIKLPDHFHEKWHCLSGEHPTH, encoded by the exons ATTACGCGCTGGATGGAGCAGCTCCAAGACCAACGAACCACTTCGGCCCGATGAGCAAGCCGCTATTATTTCCGTTATACGCCGCAATGAGGAGATTGAGACTGCTGAGCGGCAACGCGTGGGCCGACTTGTCGAGCGTGTGGAGAAAATTAAACAACGCGCCGTCGAAGGTGGTCCAAATTGTTGCCGGCTCTGCGGTGACACATTTGGACTACTGCGTTCGACGCGCATCATTTGTGAGGACTGCAAAAAATCGGTATGTGCTAAGTGTAGCGTCGACATTAATATACGTTATCATACCAGTGATCGTACGCGTGAAATATGGTTGTGCCGCATCTGCTCGGAGACGCGTGAAATGTGGAAAAAATCTGGTGCATGGTTTTTCAAAGGGCTTCCCAATTATGACGCACCGAGCAGCACTAATTCGACACCCACACATCAATCAGCAAGTGGCGGCGCCAGGTCTGATGTGTTGCTGCCGCCGCGTGGCGCACAAAGCTGCAACAACACGCCCACACGTAATGTGCGCGTTAAGAAGCTGACAATACATGTGGACGATAGCAGCAGTTCGGAAGAGGATACAAATGTTGACGGTGGTGGTGATGTTGTGGATGGCGCCATCAGCGCTGTATGCGCGGCAGTGCCGTCGACAACAGCACGCACACCTAACAGAAATTCCTTCAACGCTGATGTCTTACCACCGGCAGCGACGCGTATGCAACGTGAGGACAGTTTTCGTTTACGCACTTTCGGCTCCATACGAAGTTTCATTGATAGCGGTGAACGTAAACTTTCCAATTCTTTTTTCGCCAATCGTCAGTCATCCCGAACAGAAAGTAGTCAGCAGGACTATGATACCATATCAACGGCGTCAACTGTTACGTCGGGGAACAATAGGCGTGAGAGCAACTGTAATTATACGCGTCGCAGTTCCGTTTCGTCATCTTGGTCGATTAGCGGCGAAAGTTCATCGGGCAATTCGGCGAACACGAGCAATCATGTGCCCAATCACAATCAAGTAAATTTGCATTGTCGCGAATTGCTCGGCTGGCTCGAGGTAGCGGTTAGCTATCGTGAGAGCGTACATAGTTTAGATTGTATAATGGTAAGAGCACGCGATCTACCGGCTATGGATGCGGCCGGCTTAACAGATCCCTATTGTAAGGTGAATCTTGTGACGCCCGATAGTATAACGAAGTATTCGCGTTGGTTGCGCACTAAAACGGTACATAAAACACGCAACCCGGAATTTAATGAAACATTGCAATTTGTGGGCGTCGAACCGGAAGAACTAGGCGGTTCGTCGCTGTATGTGGCGATATTCGATGACGACAAGTACGGCCATGACTACTTAGGAGGCGCTAAGATAGCGCTCTCGCCG ATACACAATACCAATCAATATCGCATATCTGTGCCGTTGGGTGGTGAGGATCGTTTTAGCAATGAAGCGGAACTGTCACAGGAGTGGCCgcatggaaaaattttaatttcactctGCTATAATACAAAGCGACGTGCTTTGGTAGTGAATGTGAAGCAGTGCATCAACTTGATACCGATGGACAACAATGGCAGCTCGGATCCATTTGTTAAGCT ACAACTGAAACCTGACTCgcataagaataaaaaatacaaaaccgGTGTCAAATGGCGCACATTAAATCCAATATATCGCGaagaattttatttcgaatcCAGCCCACATGATCTGAATAAACAAACGTTGTTTATAACCGTTTGGGATAAAGACATTGGCAAGAGCAATGATTTTCTGGGCAGTTTGGTAATCGGCTACAACAGTAAGGGTGAACGTTTACAGCAGTGGCTGGATTGCATAAAATTGCCGGATCATTTTCACGAGAAATGGCATTGTTTGTCAGGAGAACACCCAACGCATTGA